A stretch of the Mycobacterium sp. ITM-2016-00317 genome encodes the following:
- a CDS encoding PQQ-binding-like beta-propeller repeat protein: MLRRIFALASTALVAGALTGCGNTDSWVEARAATGWAAQYADAANSSSSPVAGADALRLEWTRSVKGELGAQVALGSGNYLAVNGQTEAGCSLMVWETDNRGRQRWCTRLVQGGAMASPLFDGFDNLYIGQPGLIMSFPATQWIRWRQLVIGMPMTARILDPGRLLVLTHLGQVLVFDAHRGTVTGTTLDLVAGVDPTDSERGLDDCRAAGPRCPVAAAPAYSEATGMVVVPLWEPDAEQPVLVGLRYNPGQTPQLTREWTSDAVGGGPLASPVISADGSTVYVNGRDESLWAINADDGSPKWSVPLGYLAQTPPSVTPGGMIVAGGGPGARLTAVRDTAEDGEVLWTHDEVEPLTTSSLAGVGYAVVRDGDGEDRSGLALQVFSLGDGATLGTHPLPNADGWPVGVSIGHDRRVVAATSAGQVYGFVPS; encoded by the coding sequence GTGCTCCGGCGAATCTTCGCATTGGCCTCGACGGCGTTGGTCGCAGGTGCGCTGACCGGCTGTGGCAACACCGATTCCTGGGTCGAGGCCCGCGCGGCCACCGGCTGGGCGGCCCAGTACGCCGACGCCGCGAACAGCAGCTCCTCCCCGGTCGCAGGGGCCGACGCGTTGCGCCTGGAGTGGACGCGATCGGTCAAGGGCGAACTGGGCGCGCAGGTGGCCCTCGGCTCCGGCAACTATCTGGCGGTCAACGGTCAGACCGAGGCGGGCTGTTCGCTGATGGTGTGGGAGACCGACAACCGGGGCAGGCAGCGCTGGTGCACCCGGCTGGTGCAGGGCGGCGCCATGGCCAGCCCGTTGTTCGACGGGTTCGACAATCTCTACATCGGTCAGCCCGGGCTGATCATGTCCTTCCCGGCCACCCAGTGGATCCGCTGGCGCCAGTTGGTGATCGGGATGCCGATGACCGCACGGATCCTCGATCCCGGGCGGCTGCTGGTGCTCACCCACCTGGGTCAGGTGCTGGTATTCGACGCCCATCGCGGCACCGTGACCGGCACGACGCTCGACCTGGTCGCCGGCGTGGACCCGACCGATTCCGAACGCGGCCTCGACGACTGCCGCGCGGCCGGTCCGCGCTGCCCGGTGGCCGCCGCGCCCGCGTACTCCGAGGCCACCGGCATGGTGGTGGTGCCGCTGTGGGAGCCCGACGCGGAGCAGCCGGTGCTGGTCGGGCTGCGGTACAACCCCGGGCAGACCCCGCAGCTCACCCGCGAATGGACCAGTGACGCGGTCGGCGGCGGCCCGCTGGCCAGCCCGGTGATCTCGGCGGACGGGTCGACGGTCTACGTCAACGGCCGCGACGAGAGCCTGTGGGCGATCAACGCCGACGACGGCAGCCCGAAGTGGTCGGTGCCGCTGGGCTACCTGGCCCAGACCCCGCCGTCGGTGACGCCCGGCGGGATGATCGTGGCCGGGGGCGGACCGGGAGCCCGGCTGACAGCGGTCCGCGACACCGCAGAGGACGGCGAGGTGCTCTGGACCCATGACGAGGTCGAGCCGTTGACCACCTCAAGCCTGGCCGGCGTCGGCTACGCGGTGGTCCGCGACGGCGACGGTGAGGACCGGTCCGGGCTGGCGTTGCAGGTCTTCAGCCTCGGCGACGGGGCCACCCTGGGCACCCACCCGTTGCCGAACGCGGACGGATGGCCGGTCGGGGTGTCCATCGGCCACGACCGGCGGGTGGTGGCCGCGACCAGCGCCGGGCAGGTCTACGGGTTCGTCCCGTCCTGA